The Criblamydia sequanensis CRIB-18 genome contains a region encoding:
- a CDS encoding amino acid ABC transporter permease — MALFKTLLQIFFALLILFALFAFIGNSEGWESVWNYRKLFIKGWFITIAISFGGLVLSLLLGFLTALAVRSKMPFFVGMAQTYIEIIRGTPLLVQILFFYYVVAHQIGLENRFIAGVFILSIFHGAYIAEMIRGGLEAVSKTQKESAMAIGLSPFQTYRFVIIPQAIRQVIPPLTGQFASIIKDSSLLSVIGINELTHSAEQINSATYSTLEIFLPLGLAYLILTLPISLWSKRLEKKFQYET; from the coding sequence ATGGCTCTTTTTAAAACACTTTTACAAATTTTTTTTGCGCTTCTAATCCTTTTTGCACTTTTTGCCTTCATTGGGAATAGCGAAGGGTGGGAGAGCGTTTGGAATTATAGAAAGCTTTTTATTAAGGGGTGGTTCATCACAATAGCCATTTCTTTTGGCGGACTGGTGTTAAGTCTTTTATTAGGTTTTTTAACAGCCTTGGCTGTCAGATCGAAGATGCCTTTTTTTGTCGGGATGGCTCAAACCTATATCGAAATTATTCGAGGGACCCCGCTTCTTGTTCAAATTTTATTTTTTTACTATGTCGTTGCCCATCAAATAGGTTTGGAAAATAGGTTTATTGCAGGCGTCTTCATCCTATCGATCTTCCATGGGGCTTACATAGCAGAAATGATAAGGGGCGGTCTTGAGGCGGTTAGCAAAACTCAAAAAGAATCCGCGATGGCCATCGGTCTATCGCCTTTTCAAACTTACCGCTTTGTTATTATCCCTCAAGCCATCAGACAAGTTATCCCGCCTCTTACCGGCCAATTTGCATCTATTATCAAAGACTCCTCCCTTCTTTCTGTTATCGGAATTAATGAACTCACTCATAGTGCGGAGCAAATTAATAGCGCGACTTATAGCACGCTTGAAATCTTTCTGCCCTTAGGACTCGCCTATTTAATTTTAACTTTGCCAATCTCCCTATGGAGCAAGCGTTTAGAGAAAAAGTTCCAATATGAAACTTGA